The nucleotide window TATTGTAAATATCATGCctttataccacattttctttatccattcatctgttgataaatATTTAGATTGCTCCCAcattttggctatcatgaataatactGCAAATAATATGGgggtgcaaatatctcttcaagatcctgatttaaATTCCTTTGCATAAATATCCAGAACTGGGATTGCACACACTAAAAAttttgttaagagagtagatcaaATGTAATGTGCTTTTGTTCTTAACCACAATAAAGAAAActccatgtttttaaattttaaagaccaAGTTAAATGAACTTGTTCCTTGAGAATCATAATGACtaaattattccaaataaaaatagagaacttCAGTTAGATAATACAAACTGAAATTCTAGTCTACATTCCAGCCCCCCTCAAAATATTCCAAGACCAGTCAGATTTGGAATCTAGTTGTACCAAATGGTCAGGGAAAAACTGGTGGCCACCTTACATAAACTCTTCAAATCATACAAAAAGATGGGAAATTACTAAACTCATTTTAACAGGTGTGCTGATCTTGATACAAAGACCAGATAAGGacacccaaagaaaaaaaatcacttgagcCAAGTGTTGTCATGTAGAAGCACCTATCCTAAATAAATCTATAGCATATCCAATACAGCAGGAATAAACAGGCTGAGTTCAAGAGAtgcaaagatattaaaatattagaaaaaaactgCCGATTACAATTTCTCTACATTAATAGATTAGAGGACAAAATACATTCGATCACACCTAAGGGTGGATAAAAAGCCTTTGAAAAATGTTTAGCAACAATTCAAGGTAAAATGTTTTAGCAAATAATATTTGAAGGGAATTTCTATTTCCTAAGATCTATAATAAACTATACATAAATGTGAAATGTTAGAAGCATTCCCATCAAAGACAGGACAAAGATGCAGATGTTATGATACTGTTTAAAAGTGGACTGAAATATATAATGAGGAATaagaatagcaaaataaataagaaaagggaaCATTGAAATgactgagataataaatggtgACAATATGATCCTTattagaaaatccaaaggaacCAGTGcacaaaatattcaaatgaatTAGATACCCCCAAGCTATTGTATAAAAGATTACTAAAATTGGGTGCCTAGCCACACAAAATCAATAACTAattaagataatagaaaatatcccAATAACAACAGCAGCAATATCCAAAATTTACCTAAAAAGAAATCTAACAATCATGTACACAATCTTTTTGGAGGCAGCTATAAATATGCACTGATATACTTAGAGAAAGAAGTCCCAAATAAATAGTGGACTACACTATGTTTATTCATGGGAAAAAGCATATGGTAAATACATCAATTGTCCTTAAATTCTTTACAGATTTAAATACAaactgctatggactgaattgtgccaTTTCCTCCAACCTCCATTTGGTATGTTGTAGCCTTAATTcaccaatgtgactgtatttggagatgctTAGGAAGGTTAGTAAGGTTAAATAAGGTCATAAAGGAGGTGAGGCCTGAATCTAATAggcctaatatattttttttaaacaaaagattttatttattcatttgagagagcggggagagcacaagccagggggagaggcagagagagaagcagactccctgctgagcagtgagcctgatgtggggctcatcctaggaccctgagatcatgacctgagccaaatgcagacaccaagctgacagagccacccaggcgactcTGATATTcttataagaggaagagagataccaatgatcattctctctctgtgcattTGGAGGAAAGTCCATGTaaggacatagcaagaaggtgCCCAAAGGcaaaaccaggaagagagcttttACCAGGAATTGAATCTGCCCTCACCTCTATCTGGAACTACTTGCCttcagaactttgagaaaataaattttaaaaaatattttatttatttatatgacatagaacgagcaagagcacaagcagggggagcgacagagggagagagagaagcaggctctccatgagcagggaccctgacatggggctcaatctcaagatcctgggatcatgacctgagccaaaggcagacacttaaccctgagaaaataaatttttgttgttaagaCACCCAATCTATGGTAATTCATTATGGCAGCCAGAGTGTGCTAATACATGATCTCACATACAACTTCCAAGATGATACCAGACTCCAGCTGCTGTTTCCTGAAACCAACCCTAGATGAGAAATTCCTGAGAGAGACTAAGTCTGTGTTGAACTAGAACCTGTATGTGGGCAGATGGGGGCATGCCCTGAAGCTGGAACTGGTATGTACCCTATAAGACAGGACTGGTCAGAGGAAAGGTTTTAAGTTCAGCCTTTGATTCTCCCAGGATGTTATGGGACAATGAATTTCTACTCTTTAGTGAAGGGAGCTAAGGCTGTTCTTCAGAGGCTGAATGGCCAAGACCATGGGGTTAATATCAGGACAGCATCAAAGTGTGGCGTTGTTTGAAACAGTAAGAGTCCAGAGGCTGTGCAATAACCACCTGAAACCTCTTTAAAGGGTAaggactggcttttttttttttaaagattataatcAAATATAAGGACTAGAAAGAATGAATCACACTTAACAATGGTAGGTattctttcataaaaaaatacacacatagacacatgtTAAAGATgtcaatatatttcttattatgaatgagagtcaaaaacaaaataaaagttactgCACTGGACTGAGCAATGTTAGACAATGTGGAAAGAACTGAGTCTTACAAAAAGATGCAGCTTAATCTCTTCCTTAGAAAATAGATCTTTTAGAGTAGAAGGTTCCCAAGTCTAAGTTTGGCCAGGATATTTTTCCACTTAGAGGCCACCACCGTCCTAGGACGCTGCCTTACAATGCAACTTCCCATCTCAGATCTAGCCTGGGACCCATCAATTTTCTGCACGGTTTGAAGTTAGGGAAACAGCTTAGAGCTTTCAGAGACTTAATATTTCCCAGGGAGTCTTTAAAGAACCAGCCAAGAGGAAGACACCTtactccctgcctccaccctgaGGACAGACAGGACAGCACACCCCAGAACAGAGAAGCGGGCACACAGCCCTTCCCCTGCTTTCACCGCTGGGAAGCGCAGAGCAGAGCTGTCAGCATGAGGTACTGACTGACTCCTACCTCCAGGGTCTCAGGTCTGAGGACAGCCTCGGGTCTGCAGAGGAGATAGGCAAGGCTGAGAGTCAAGGTGAGGGTCCCTACTTAGAACTGCGGAAACATGCCCCACCAGAACAAAGGAAAGCTATAGAACTCTGCCCCGATCTGTCCCGCGCTAAGAGGCCCGAGGTCTGGCTGTTAGGCCCAACGCCCCCTCAATTCCGACTGAGTGTCTCAGAGAATGAAGACTTTGATCTGAGGCTGGTGTACTAAGATCAGCAGAGTGAAACATCTCAGGCTTTATTCGGAGTCAAGGAGAGGACCCGGAGTGAGGACTGAGGGTATTCTCAAACCCACACAACCCTTATCCCTGCAATTTACCCTGGGAGGCCCCGGGCAGGGCTGTCAAATTCCGGGAGGTGGGGGTCTTGGTCTAACCGGAGCGGGCACATGAGTGAACACGGAAAACTAATCATCCTGGACCATGGGGATCCCGTCAAACTCTGCTCCTATTGTCAGCTCTGGAAGGGTGCAGCACAAGGGGCTAACTAATGTTCTTCCTCATCTGCTGTGCATGAATCTCAGGTCATTGCTGTAAAGAGTTTAGCCTCAGagctgcgggggggcggggggggcggagCGGTGCGGGGAGGACCCGGCCCTGCCAACAGTTGACAGGATGATCCTAAATATGAACTAAGAGAATTCTCCACCTCAGAACTGAGGGAACCACACAGAGCCTATAACTTGTCAGCCCTGGCTCTCAGCCCCAGGTTGACCCAGACAGGGCTGGAAACTGCAGCCTAAGGCACACTCTAACTTTCTCTACAAGGTTCTCAGGGGACAGACTGATTAAAAAGGGGGCCCTGTGGGGTCTTAGAGCTGTGCTTTCACAGAAGCCTGTAAAAACGGCTCTGGTTAAAGCCAAAGTGGAATGTCTCTGCTGAAGGTGCACACACTATCTCATTCTCCCTCCTCCAGGTGCCCTCActgcctgccctcctgcccacaCCCCTGCCTACTGTCTCTAACCAGTGTCACCATGCCTCGGGGGCAGAAGAGTAAGCTTCGTGCCCGTGAGAAACGCCACCAGGCCCGGAGCGAGGCTCAGGGTGCCCCGGATGCTCAGGTCACTGCCGCAGCGGAAGAACAGCCCTCCGCTGCCCCCTTTCCTCCTCTTGGTGGTAATGCCCAGAGCTCCTCAGCTGCTGGGTCAGGTAGAAAATCCCAGGGGTCCCGTAGAGCCCCATCCACTACCGCTACTTCTGTAGGTGTTTCACACACAAGAGCTGATGAAGGTGCCAGGAGCCAGGATGAGGAAAGACCAAGCACCTCTCAGGCACAGCCCAGCACTGATCATTACCGCAAAACCCCCCTAGATGACAAGGCAATTTTATTGGTGCAATTCCTGCTGCGCAAGTATAACATGAGGGAGGCCATAACAAAGGAAGATATGATGAAGTATGTCATCAAAAAACACAAGGAGCACTTCCATGAGATTCTCAGGAAGGCCTCTGAGCTAATGGTGCTGGCCTTTGGTATTGATCTGAAGGAAATTGACCCTACCAGGCACTACTATGCCCTTGTCAGCAAATTTCAGCACACCTGTGATGACAGGCTGAGGGGTGAGGAGATCATGCCCAGGACGGGCCTCTTGATGACTATCCTCTGTGTGATCTTCATGAAGGGCAACCGTGCCACTGAAGAGGATATCTGGGAAGTTCTTAATGTGATGGGGATATATGCCGATAGGAAGCACTTCATCTACGGGGATCCCAAGAAGCTCATCACTCAAGATTTGGTGCAGGAAAGGTACCTGCAGTACCAGCAGGTGGCCAACAGTGATCCTCCACGATATGAGTTCCTGTGGGGCCGGAGAGCCCATGCTGAGACCAGCAAGATGAAAGTCCTTGAGTTCTTGGCCAAGATTCACAATACTGTTCCCAGTGCCTTCCCATCCTGGTATGAAGAAGCTTTGagagatgaggaagagagagccagagccagatTTGCAGCTCGGCTTCGTATGGGTGCCCTGGCCAGTGTCCACTCCAGGGCCCATTTTGGCAGCTTCTCCCACCTGTAGTGAAACCTGAAGGACTTTCCTCACTTTGTGTTTGAAGTAGTATGAGGGCTTAGGTTGTACTAGAGGGAACATAGTGCATATCATATGTTCTACATGAATAACataaatttatcttttgtttttgaaagttttcaaatatttcttttaaaaaagtttaattagCTTCACAATATAAGTGTAGGAATgatattagttatatatttaatGCTGTTTATGATGTTTAAGAGCTTTGCTATTTTTCAAACAAACTGGGTAACTTTCCATCTTATTTAGTGATCTAGAACATGAAGACATAGCATTGAAATAGCCATTTCCTtagaaatgtgaaagaaattaGCAACAAAATAgctgagataaaaaaaaacagagaaaaaactaaaagatagtcaatttttgttttttccttattccttGTGTTCTGCTGttctgtaaaataaaagttataaaccTGAAATtgcttcatttattcaagaatttaggagaaaataaataataataaatggcttaatttttttttaattcctcaaacATTAATAGAGCATTTGCTCTTTGGAAAGCTCCATGGTAGTATAGCGGATGGTAAGAAAGAGAAGACTGAGCCACTGCCCATAAAAGGAAGATGGTGAAATACACTCTAGGACAAAAAAGATGGGTGAAAAGAAGGATTAggtgggagaagagagggagtGTCCTGAGGCAAATGTCCTGAGGTAAGACAATTTGAGGCCTTGGGAAACTTCAAACCATTCAATGGGAGGTAACTTTAAGATGGGTGGTAGGTCAGAGGAGGGTATGAGGGTGGTGAACAAGGGACAGACCCTTGGGTGTTAAGTCTCAGAGATGAAAAATTGAGCCTCAAATGGAGAACTGCTTTTAGTAGCTACATTGGGATCATGGGTAAACTAGCTGCAAATCTCTACCTGGGTAGGGACTAGAGGTGCCCCATATTCTGGTTCCAATTCAGGTGAACAGAGTGCACAAATGAGGTATTTTATCCATATCATCACCCAAGAATTTCTGATAAATAAGGGTAACACTTCCCTGAGGCTAGATGCCAAAAAACCACTGTGTTATTACTCTTTGCCATGGGCTGGGAGAAAGAGAGCCTGCTCCATTCAAAGGGCATTTAACTGAGTTATTGTGGGTAAAATTTAGCAAACTATAAGGGAGAGTTTGATTTTGATAGgggttaaatgaatgaaaatagagGTGATTTGGATCAAAGggcagctgggagggagggacagagttGGTTCTCAACACACATTTTAGGAGCTTTGAGCTGCATCCAGATAGGGAAGACACCCCAacatccaaatttaaaaatatatgctctAAGTGA belongs to Canis lupus familiaris isolate Mischka breed German Shepherd chromosome X, alternate assembly UU_Cfam_GSD_1.0, whole genome shotgun sequence and includes:
- the LOC111094768 gene encoding melanoma-associated antigen B10-like, translating into MPRGQKSKLRAREKRHQARSEAQGAPDAQVTAAAEEQPSAAPFPPLGGNAQSSSAAGSGRKSQGSRRAPSTTATSVGVSHTRADEGARSQDEERPSTSQAQPSTDHYRKTPLDDKAILLVQFLLRKYNMREAITKEDMMKYVIKKHKEHFHEILRKASELMVLAFGIDLKEIDPTRHYYALVSKFQHTCDDRLRGEEIMPRTGLLMTILCVIFMKGNRATEEDIWEVLNVMGIYADRKHFIYGDPKKLITQDLVQERYLQYQQVANSDPPRYEFLWGRRAHAETSKMKVLEFLAKIHNTVPSAFPSWYEEALRDEEERARARFAARLRMGALASVHSRAHFGSFSHL